The sequence agtggctaagccactgtCCATCGTGCTTGAGGAGACgtggcagtccagtgaagttcccactgacaggaaaaggggaaacataaccctcatttttaaagagggaagaaggaagagctgaggaactacaggctggtcagccttacctctgtgcctggcaagatcatggagcagatcctcctggaaactatgctaaggcacatggaaaataagatGATGACTGATGACAGAACACATGGATTCACTCAGGGCAAATCGTGCCTGACAGATGTGGTGGCCCTCTATGACAGGGGTTACAGCACTGGCGGACAAAGTAAGAGCAACTAATGAATTTGTGCAAATCTTCTGACGCTGGCCCGCATGACATCTTTGTCTCTTAACgggagagacatggatttgatgggttGCCCagttggtggataaggaataGGCTGGACAGTCGTACCCGagagttgcagtcaacagctcaatgtccacGCGGAGGTCACTGTTtggaccagtgctgtttaacGTCCGTGTCGGCAACATGGGCactgggattgagtgcaccccTAGCATGCCTGCCCATGACACGAAGCTGTGGTGCAGCTGACACGCTCAAAGGAAGGcttgccatccagagggaccctggCAGGCTTAAAAGGTGGGCCcctgcaaacctcatgaagtgcaacaaggccaagtgcaaggtcctgcatgttggctggggcaatcccaagcacatTTAcaagctgggcagagaatggattgagagcagtcCTGAAAAAGATTTGAGGGTGTTGGTTGATGAGAAGTTCagcatgacccagcaatgtgtgtttgcagcccagCAAACCAACCAAATCCTGGTCTGCATAAAAGGAAGCATGGCCAGTAAGGCAAGCAGGTgatcctccttccctgctctgctcttgtgagagCCCCCCTGTGCagtactgcgttcagctctggggcccccaacatagggaggacatggacctgttggagcaagttCAGAGGAGGCTgcaaagatgctcagagggctggagcacccctcctaggaagacaggctgagagagttggggttgttcagcctggagaagagaaggatcTGGGGAGACCTTAGGACAGCCTTCCAGTACCCAAAGGGGCCAACAAGAAAGCTGGCGGGGGACTTgttacaagggcatgtagtgataggacaagggggaatggctttaaactgaaagggggGAGATGTAGGTTAGATACCAGAAAGAGAGTCTTCACCATGAGAGGGGTGAGGCAccggaacaggctgcccagaaaagctgtgggtgccccatccctgtaagtgtccaaggccaggctggacggggccTGGAGCACcctgggctagtggaaggtgtccctgcccagggcagggggggaacTGGGCGATCtttagggtcccttccaacccaaaccattgtatgattatatatatgtaattgCTATCCTGAACATActaataaaagcattttctgcaaattCTTGAGTTACAATCAGGACAagtcaaggaggaaaaaaaaaatcagttgttaCAGACACTGATTTTCTCTGGAACATAAATATCCACACCACAAACTCCTTCCTTATACAAAagacagtgacagaaaacaCTGGTTTTCTTATCAATAAATCTGAGCCTCTCATGAACTTATGTTAAAAATGACTGAGATATAATTagctcttcttaaaaaaataagtaagtcTCTTCAGTACCTCCTTTCATGCAAAAGAAGTTAGTAGGCAAATCCAATTTTTCCGCCTCCCTCTATTTCGCCCCTAAGCAGCAGGTTAGTATGCAACAGTGGCTATCATCACATTCATGTTTCCTTAACCTGAATAAACCACTGGATTAATTTAATACCAGTTAAAATTGCCAGAGATACTCAAGAGAGCTAGAAATACTGCTGCAAAAAGGATAATTGCTCTACAAGGAAACATTAACTTCAAGAGCTTACCCATTAAGTAAAAGAAAGGCTCTGAGacttgaaaaaatacagtaggaAAAGATGGACGATAGTTAGTTTCATATACACAAATTGTACAAAATTATAGTCCAATTCCCTTTTGTCAAAACAAACCTTCAACAGGTTGATTGCAGGGTTACAGTTTGTGCTGCACGAAAGAAGTCtgcaagcaaaaaaatgaaCCTCAAAGCAAAAGACATGGGGAAAAGCTGCTGTCTAGAGCAAATTGAGACAGAGAGCTTGTAACTTGACTGAAGTCACATTGGAAATCAGTAGAAAAACCGTCaagattttgcaaaaaaaaaaaaaaaaaaaaaaaaagcaaaagccacgaGGTTATTTGTCTTTAACACTTCTAGGTTAAAAAAGTGGATTTTAacagcctcctgcctcctgcactgTGCAAGGGAGAGCAGCACCGCCGGGTGTGTGGTCTCCATGGCGCGCACATTAACCCTGCTTGCCCCAGGCTGAATTTTCCGCTGCGAGCGCGATCCAGCGGCAGCGCCGAGACGCGGTGCGGGCCTCATCCCTGGGGGTTCTCCAGTGCAAGGGGGATGCAGAGACCTGGCCCGCGGCACCCCGGCCCCTACCGAGGCCCCATCCCGCACGAAGGCCCCGCGCAAGGGTAGCGCTCGGGCCCCCGCCCAGCCCCCACCTGAGGTAAAAGTCAAGGCCCCGATCCCGAGCTACCAGCAGTAACCTCCCCAGGACACCCCTTCCGACTGCCTGCCTCCGCCCCAGCCggacccctgcccaccccgCGGAGGGGAAACAAAGGATACCACCGCACTCACACAACCGCCGCAGCGCCGCCATTTTCCCTCCCGCCGCAGCACTTCCCCTTCCGCTGGGAGGTCGCAGAACGCAGTGGCCGGCCCGTTCCTTCCGCCGGGGGCGGGCCGAGAGCGGGGCCTTCTGGTTGGCCAGATCCTTCCGCGGGAACGCTGGGAATTTTTTCAGGTGGATGCAGGAACTGAATGCGTAGAAGAAGAACGTGTCCTGACTGTGCTTCAGCTGGAGGATTTTATGGGCATGGTTTACAATTACAAACAAGTAAGAGTGCTTATAACTTTTGTGCTCTTGAACATGCCTTGCTAGAAGAGTGGTGGTGTTCATCCCTCTTGACGGCAGGAAGGTTTTGATGTGGCATGGAGCCATGGCTTCAGTAAACCAGAAATCTGGTTTTGGAAGCCATCGGTGGATCAAAACCACTCGGGTTGTACAATACAAAGTTTTGGCCAGCTTGCTTTCTTAGTTACAATTTTTTCACACAGTTTTGAAGAGGCAAGACGGTCAGATCGAGCGTGatggtttttaaattttctgccaTAATTTACACCAGATCAAGTATTGCCTGCTTGCCCCCAAAGAGCAGCGCCAACagaatttttcatctgcagacCTATCTGCAGAATCAGAGCCGTAGGTTGATGCACTGACGTGTGCATCTCAGAATGgtttaactccttttttttctgttgctctttgcaggtggcccagggctctgcagaacagcttaCGACCCTGTCGGGCTACGTGACTTACATGATGGAGGCGATGCCTCAGAAAATTATCGCATTGGCAGTCGTTGGAGTAGAAGAATATTTCAGGTTAAACTTCTTTCCCTCCAAAAGTTTCTGTCTCTGGCCTTGACAAACGCCATAGGCGTTTACGTTAACTCCTTGTAGCAACGGCTGGAGCCTCAGGGCTGATCCCACACAGAACTATTCCCCTACTatacagaaacacaagcaaaggcccctccagcctggcaccACAGTGACCACTGGGGAATACCTGTGAAAGAGTTCCCAGCCTTACTTTGCTCTTCTTGGGTTTCTCAGAATTCAGTCAAGAAAGAATCCACCACAGGCGGCAGCAAGTGTAAaccaggaagaggaagagggaagccTGAGAAATCTGGGCATAACCAGAAGGGATGTGCAAGAAGTAAGTACCTGTAAAACAGGCATGCAGCCATCATCTCTTGTTTGAACACTGTTCCAAGAAATGGGCTACATCAAGAAATGACAGCTTGCcgctggagagctgcagcagctggaacgTCACTAAACCGGTATTAACCAGCAGGAGGCATGCCACCCCTGAATCCTTCAGTCCCTTAAATTAACTGTTCCCAAAATGGGGAGAGAGTGGCTGTTCTCATCCTGTAACAAGAAGCTGTGACCCTTTTTTGCTTCAGACAAGAGTGGTGTTCGATGTGACAAGAGTAACTGTTCCATTTGTGGTTTACAGGCTTTGGTGGATCTGCAGGTGTCCAAACAAGTCCAAATCCAGATGTTtgagagctgggaggagctTGGAGAATTTGTCACCATGTTCACAAAAGCTGTATCTGAAGCACCATTCAGGTGAGCAGGCAGATCCAGGTTTGGCCATGTCTTCGTAGAGGCTGCACTTTCACAGTTACTGGAGGGAACAGCAGCTACATGGCTGTACTTCAGGACAACAATTTTTCACTGGCTGACAGAAAGTGAGCTCTCTCATGCCAACATAGCGCTCTGTGTGCATGTTGGCTTGTGTCAGGAGTGCTCCCAAGTACAGGATTGTTTCCCTTTTCAGTAGGAAATCTGGGTCTCAAGCAAGGAAATTGGTAATGCATGTAAAGAAAAGAGGGTCAGACTTTCAGCATTTGACGCCAATGCAATGACCGATGCAGGGATAGGATCTTCTTCATAGCCTCATTGTCTTACTTGCTTTCCCATTCTTTGTTCTCCCTAGGCGAGCACAAGAGGAGACGGACTTGCCTTTCTACGCGGGTCCGGGGTGCTGTGGAGGGCCGAAGGTGGATCGTGTTGTAAATGGTCTCTTGCAAGTTTGGAAGTGGCAGTTAGAAGAAATTAGGCAGGTCAACTTTGCGATGGCTGAGGCTATTGCggctgccttcccttctcctcagcTTCTGTACCAGGTGAGATTGCCTCAGGAACACAGAGTACTGTGCGCAGACGGCCAACACACGTAAGGCGTGGAAGAAATAATGTAACTGGTAGTTGACATGATAATTCTGTGGGAGATGTTTAGTAAGGCAGCAAAGGAACGGATGCCTTGGCACCCGTTGCTTTTGGCTGTACAGAGCAGGCTCCTGAGGGAGCACTACTAGTTCCACATCAGCCTGTCGGCTCACCAAAGAGACCTGGTGAGGGACCAGGTGAAAAATTGTGTTGTGAAAGGGTAGAGCAGTCACAGGTGCCTagctttggttattttttttggaGCAATGTATCCAAATGGATGACACTGTTGTTCCTTGTTGTTGATTTTAGGCCTACAACCTAACCTCGGAGCCGGAGCGGGAAAGCCTGCTGGTCAACATCCCTTCGCGCAGTGGCGCTGGCAGGACCTTCCAGGCAGTTAGACCGGACCTCTCCCGACAAAGCGATCAGCCGACCACTTCCTACAGCCCTTCTCTCTATTCGAATTACAATCCATAGCCCCAGGGAAGGAGGCTCTTACAGTTTGACTGGTTTAGGCATTCCGTTTTGTTCTGGGAAGAAACGCTTAGATAATTAAGTTATTGTTCCAAGTTCAAGTCTGAAGTTCAAGTTCAAGGTCCACGTTAAGTTCAAGATCCAAGTTCAAGACTTTATTGTAGCAGAAGAAGGTTGGATGAAATTGTTGAACGGCTGGAGTTTGCAGAAGAAAGGCGGTGAACATCATCAGAACGTGAATTGGACACCGTTTATAGTATTGATAATTCCTTCTATTTCATAAACAATTTTGAATAATAAACTCTGCTTTGTAACATGCTGTCTTGAATATAGACAGGTATGCCCCGTGTTGAATACTTTCTACTGCTACCCTAAACTGCAAGTAGTTATCTTCTCATTGGAAGTCACATtggaaatcagtggaaaaaaggTCAAGATTCTGCTGTCCcgcaaaaaaaaagcaaaaaagccacGAGGTTATTTGTCTTTAACACTTCTCTATTAAAAAAGGGGATTTTAAAAGCCTCCTGCCTACTGCACTGTGCAAGGGAGAGCAGCACCCCCGAGTGTGTGGTCTCCATGGAGCGCGCGAGCGGAGGCCTGTGATTGGTCCGAGCGAGAGCATCACAATGCCGGCGGGTTTGGACCAATAGGAGCTGGGCCCAGGTTTCTTCAAGGGGCGGGCGCCGCAGCGTTGGGGCTTCAGTTGCCTGGGCGACGCGGCAGGGTGCGCAGCCATGGCCACGTGGCGCTACTTCGACGTCGTCTTGGACGACTCGGAGTCTGAGGCCGGGCTGGTTATCGGAAGCTCCCTGCTACAGCCGGCAACAATGGCGCCCTCGCCTCCACCCCCCGGCCCCCGAGCcggagcaggggcagcccccggcTGCCTCTCCCGAGGAGGGGATGGTGACCAAAGTGCTTGTGGAGGAGACCAGCGAGAGCGAGGAGCAGGACAGTGAGGGCGACGAGCAGGACAGTGAGGAAGATGGGGGTGATGGGTTTGAGCACGAGTACGGCTACGGCTATTTTGAGGATTATCTGTTGGAGGAGGATGAGGGTGTGTTCACGGAGGAGCAGGATGATGATGAGGAGGAGGACGAATTCATCCCTCTGCCTGATAGGCTCAGGATGAGTGAGTTGGCCAGCTGGATGGCAGCTGCTGAGCCCCCCCCACGCCAGCAGCAGGGACGTGGAGGCGCTAGCTGGCCCGAGTGATGGTAGTCACCTGCTGGCCCCCGGCAGCAGGGAGCCGCAGGTAGCCCAGGTGCCATCTGGACAAGCGTTCGATGGCAACCGAAACAGCCCCCGTGGCGCCAAGAGACTCTGCAGGTGCCTGCTGGCGGGTTCTCCCTCCGAGCCCTCAggccagcctggcagctccaCGGCCAGCAGCGGGTTCCTCGAAGAAGCCCCCGCCGCCAAGAAGGCAAGGCTTAGTGCggagggcagtggggcagcCCGCGGTGATGCCTGGCAGCGGAGGGAGCGGAATGCCCGTGCTCAAATGCCacaagcccagcagccaggggagaGCCAGGAACGCATTGCCGTGGTGATAGATCCAGGTACTTGTCCTCACAGCCCGCACCTCCTTTGTGTTGGgtgctgtctctgctctgcaggccTGACCTGGGCGTTGCTTTCAGTTCTCTTACAGAAAGCAGGTGGAGTGCATGTCCTTAGGGCTCTGCAGGCTGAAAATTATTGCTGTGTGTGGGCTAGTCAAGCTATTCCGTGCAGCATCAGCTGGACGCGACAAATTCAGGTGTGCAAGCAAAATCTCAATGTTCTtgtccccctcctccccccccgTTATTTACACTCATCAGTCATTGTATTTAGCAGGCCAAATAAAGACCCCTCttgtcttctccctgcctctgaGTGGGAGCACTGGTTTGAGTGAATGATAAACACACCCTTGGTCTGGCTGTTTTCATATCCCAACAGGTGGATGCAGGAACTGAATGCGTAGAAGAAGAACGTGTCCTGACTGTGCTTCAGCTGGAGGATTTTATGGGCATGGTTTACAATTACAAACAAGTAAGAGTGCTTATAACTTTTGTGCTCTTGAACATGCCTTGCTAGAAGAGTGGTGGTGTTCATCCCTCTTGACGGCAGGAAGGTTTTGATGTGGCATGGAGCCATGGCTTcagtaaaaccagaaatctgGTTTTGGAAGCCATCGGTGGATCAAAAACCACTCGGGTTGTACAATACAAAGTTTTGGCCAGCTTGCTTTCTTAGTTACAATTTTTTCACACAGTTTTGAAGAGGCAAGACGGTCAGATCGAGCGTGatggtttttaaattttctgccaTAATTTACACCAGATCAAGTATTGCCTGCTTGCCCCCAAAGAGCAGCGCCAACagaatttttcatctgcagacCTATCTGCAGAATCAGAGCCGTAGGTTGATGCACTGACATGTGCATCTCAGAATGGtttaaactccttttttttctgttgctctttgcaggtggcccagggctctgcagaacagcttaCGACCCTGTCGGGCTACGTGACTTACATGATGGAGGCGATGCCTCAGAAAATTATCGCATTGGCAGTCGTTGGAGTAGAAGAATATTTCAGGTTAAACTTCTTTCCCTCCAAAAGTTTCTGTGTCTGGGCCTTGACAAACGCCATAGGCGTTTACGTTAACTCCTTGTAGCAACGGCTGGAGCCTCAGGGCTGATCCCACACAGAACTATTCCCCTACTatacagaaacacaagcaaaggcccctccagcctggcaccACAGTGACCACTGGGAATACCTGTGAAAGAGTTCCCAGCCTTACTTTGCTCTTCTTGGGTTTCTCAGAATTCAGTCAAGAAAGAATCCACCACAGGCGGCAGCAAGTGTAAACCAGGAAGAGGAAGACGGAAGCCTGAGAAATCTGGGCATAACCAGAAGGGATGTGCAAGAAGTAAGTACCTGTAAAACAGGCATGCAGCCATCATCTCTTGTTTGAACACTGTTCCAAGAAATGGGCTACATCAAGAAATGACAGCTTGCcgctggagagctgcagcagctggaacgTCACTAAACCGGTATTAACCAGCAGGAGGCATGCCACCCCTGAATCCTTCAGTCCCTTAAATTAACTGTTCCCAAAATGGGGAGAGAGTGGCTGTTCTCATCCTGTAACAAGAAGCTGTGACCCTTTTTTGCTTCAGACAAGAGTGGTGTTCGATGTGACAAGAGTAACTGTTCCATTTGTGGTTTACAGGCTTTGGTGGATCTGCAGGTGTCCAAACAAGTCCAAATCCAGATGTTtgagagctgggaggagctTGGAGAATTTGTCACCATGTTCACAAAAGCTGTATCTGAAGCACCATTCAGGTGAGCAGGCAGATGAGGTTTGGCCATGTCTTCGTAGAGGCTGCACTTTCACAGTTACTGGAGGGAACAGCAGCTACATGGCTGTACTTCAGGACAACAATTTTTCACTGGCTGACAGAAAGTGAGCTCTCTCATGCCAACATAGCGCTCTGTGTGCATGTTGGCTTGTGTCAGGAGTGCTCCCAAGTACAGGATTGTTTCCCTTTTCAGTAGGAAATCTGGGTCTCAAGCAAGGAAATTGGTAATGCATGTAAAGAAAAGAGGGTCAGACTTTCAGCATTTGACGCCAATGCAATGACCGATGCAGGGATAGGATCTTCTTCATAGCCTCATTGTCTTACTTGCTTTCCCATTCTTTGTTCTCCCTAGGCGAGCACAAGAGGAGACGGACTTGCCTTTCTACGCGGGTCCGGGGTGCTGTGGAGGGCCGAAGGTGGATCGTGTTGTAAATGGTCTCTTGCAAGTTTGGAAGTGGCAGTTAGAAGAAATTAGGCAGGTCAACTTTGCGATGGCTGAGGCTATTGCggctgccttcccttctcctcagcTTCTGTACCAGGTGAGATTGCCTCAGGAACACAGAGTACTGTGCGCAGACGGCCAACACACGTAAGGCGTGGAAGAAATAATGTAACTGGTAGTTGACATGATAATTCTGTGGGAGATGTTTAGTAAGGCAGCAAAGGAACGGATGCCTTGGCACCCGTTGCTTTTGGCTGTACAGAGCAGGCTCCTGAGGGAGCACTACTAGTTCCACATCAGCCTGTCGGCTCACCAAAGAGACCTGGTGAGGGACCAGGTGAAAAATTGTGTTGTGAAAGGGTAGAGCAGTCACAGGTGCCTagctttggttattttttttggaGCAATGTATCCAAATGGATGACACTGTTGTTCCTTGTTGTTGATTTTAGGCCTACAACCTAACCTCGGAGCCGGAGCGGGAAAGCCTGCTGGTCAACATCCCTTCGCGCAGTGGCGCTGGCAGGACCTTCCAGGCAGTTAGACCGGACCTCTCCCGACAAAGCGATCAGCAGACCACTTCCCACAACCCTTCTCTCTATTCGAATTACAATCCATAGCCCCAGGGAAGGAGGCTCTTACAGTTTGACTGGTTTAGGCATTCCGTTTTGTTCTGGGAAGAAACGCTTAGACAATTAAGTTATTGTTCCAAGTTCAAGTCTGAAGTTCAAGGTCCGGGTTAAGTTCAAGATCCAAGTTAAGTTCAAGGTCCACGTTAAGTTCAAGAATCAAGTTCAAGACTTTATTGTAGCAGAAGAAGGTTGGATGAAATTGTTGAACGGCTGGAGTTTGCAGAAGAAAGGCGGTGAACATCATCAGAACGTGAATTGGACACCGTTTATAGTATTGATAATTCCTTCTATTTCATAAACAATTTTGAATAATAAACTCTGCTTTGTAACATGCTGTCTTGAATATAGACAGGTATGCCCCATGTTGAATACTTTCTACTGCTACCCTAAACTGCAAGTAGTTATCTTCTCATTGGAAGTCACATtggaaatcagtggaaaaaaggTCAAGATTCTGCTGTCCcgcaaaaaaaaagcaaaaaagccacGAGGTTATTTGTCTTTAACACTTCTCTATTAAAAAAGGGGATTTTAAAAGCCTCCTGCCTACTGCACTGTTGCAAGGGAGAGTCAGCACCCCCGAGGTGTGGTGGTCTCCATGTGCTGCGCGCGAGAGCGAAGAGGCCTGTGATTGGGTCCGAGCGAGAGCATCCACAATGCCGGCGGGTTTGGACACATAGGAGCTGGGCCCAGTTTCTTCAAGGGGCGGGCGCCGCAGCGTTGGGGCTTCAGTTGCCTGGGCGACGCGGCAGGGGTGCGCAGCCATGGCCACGTGGCGCTACTTCGACGTCGTCTTGGAGCGACTCGGAGTCTGAGGCCGGGCTGGTTATCGGAAGCTCCCTCGCTACAGCCGGCAACAATGGCGCCCCTCGCCTCCACCCCCGGCCTCCCGAGCGGAGCAGGGGGCATCGCCCCGGCTGCCTCTCCCGAGGAGGGGGATGGTGACGCAAAGTTGCTAGTGTAGGAGGAGACCAGCGAGAGCGAGGAGCAGGGACAGTGAGGGCGACGAGCAGGACAGTGTAGGAAGATGAGGGGTGATGGGTTTGGAGCACGAGTATGGCTACGGCTATTTTGAGGATTAATCTGTGTTGGAGGAGGATGAGGGTGTGTTCACGGGAGGTAGCAGGATGATGAGAGGAGGAGGACGAATTCATCCCTCTGCCTGATAGGCTCAGGATGAGTGAGTTGGCCAGCTGGATGGCAGCTGCTGAGCCCCCCACGCCAGCAGCAGGACGTGGAGGAGGCGCTAGCTGGCCCGAGTGATGGTAGTCACCTGCTGGCCCCCGGCAGCAGGGAGCCGCAGGTAGCCCAGGTGCCATCTGGACAAGCGTTCGATGGCAACCGAAACAGCCCCCGTGGCGCCAAGAGACTCTGCAGGTGCCTGCTGGCGGGTTCTCCCTCCGAGCCCTCAggccagcctggcagctccaCGGCCAGCAGCGGGTTCCTCGAAGAAGCCCCCCGCCGCCAAGAAGGCAAGGCTTAGTGCggagggcagtggggcagcCCGCGGTGATGCCTGGCAGCGGAGGGGCGGAATGCCCGTGCTCAAATGCCacaagcccagcagccaggggagaGCCAGGAACGCATTGCCGTGGTGATAGATCCAGGTACTTGTCCTCACAGCCCCGCACCTCCTTTGTGTTGGgtgctgtctctgctctgcaggccTGACCTGTGCGTTGCTTTCAGTTCTCTTACAGAAAGCAGGTGGAGTGCATGTCCTTAGGGCTCTGCAGGCTGAAAATTATTGCTGTGTGTGGGCTAGTCAAGCTATTCCGTGCAGCATCAGCTGGACGCGACAAATTCAGGTGTGCAAGCAAAATCTCAATGTTCTtgtcccctcctcctccccccgtTATTTACACTCATCAGTCATTGTATTTAGCAGGCCAAATAAAGACCCCTCttgtcttctccctgcctctgaGTGGGAGCACTGGTTTGAGTGAATGATAAACACACCCTTGGTCTGGCTGTTTTCATATCCCAACAGGTGGATGCAGGAACTGAATGCGTAGAAGAAGAACGTGTCCTGACTGTGCTTCAGCTGGAGGATTTTATGGGCATGGTTTACAATTACAAACAAGTAAGAGTGCTTATAACTTTTTGTGCTCTTGAACATGCCTTGCTAGAAGAGTGGAGGTGGTGTTCATCCACTCTTGACGGCAGGGAAGGTTTTGATGTGGGCATGAGCCATGGCTTCAGGTAAACCAGAAATCTGGTTTTGGAAGGCCATCGGTGGATCAAAACCACTCGGGTTGTACAATACAAAAGTTTTTGGCCAGCTTGCTTTCTTAGTTACAATTTTTTCACACAGTTTGAAGAGGGCAAGACGGTCAGATCGAGTGTGAtggtttttaaagttttctgccATAATTTACACCCAGATCAAGTATTGCCTGCTTGCCCCCCAAAGAGCAGCGCCAACAGAATTTTCATCTGCAGACCTATCTGCAGAATCAGAGGCCGTAGGTTGATGCACTGACAGTGTGCATCTCAGAATggtttaaacagtccttttttttctgtgtgtctctTTGCAGGTGGCCCGAGggctctgcagaacagcttaCGACCCTGTCGGGCTACGTGACTATACATGATGGAGGCGATGCCTCAGAAAATTATCGCATTGGCAGTCTTTGGAGTAGAAGAATAGTTTCAGGTTAAGACTTCTTTCCCCTCCAAAAGTTTTCTGTGTCTGCCTTGACAAACGCCATAGGCGTTTACGTTAACTATCCTGTAGCAACGCAGGGAGCCTCAGGGCTGATCCCCACACGAACTATTCCCCTACTatacagaaacacaagcaaaggCCCCTCCAGCCTGGGCATCCTACAGTGACCACTGGGGAATACCTGTGAAAGAGTTCCCAGCCTTACGTTTGCTCTTCTTGGGGTTTCTTCAGAATTCAGTGTCAAGAAAGAATCCACCACAGGCGGCAGCAAGGTGTAAaccaggaagaggaagagggaagccTGAGAAATCTGGGCATAACCAGAAGGGATGTGCAAGAAGTAAGTACCTGTAAAACAGGCATGCAGCCATCATCTCTTGTTTGAAACACTGTTCCAAGAAAGTGGGCTACATCAAGAAATGACAGCTTGCcgctggagagctgcagcagctggaaagtcACTAAACCGGTATTAACCAGCAGGAGGCATGCCACCCCTGAATCCTTCAGTCGCTTAAATTAACTGTTCCCAAAATAGGGGCAGAGAGTGGCTGTTCTCATCCTGTAACAAGAAGCTGTGACCTCTTTTCGCTTCAGACAAAGAGTGGTGTTCGATGTGACAAGAGTAACTGTTCCATTTGTGGTTTACAGGCTTTGGTGGATCTGCAGGTGTCCAAGACAAGTCCAGAGATCCAGATGTTTGAGAGCTGAGGAGGAGCTTGGAGAATTTGTCACCATGTTCACAAAAGCTGTATCTGAAGCACCATTCAGGTGAGCAGGCAGATGAGGTTTGGCCATGTCTTCGTAGGAGGCGGCACTTCACTAGTTACTGGAGGGAACAGCAGCTACATGGCTGTACTTCAGGACAACATTTTTTCACTGGCTTGACAGAAAGTGAGCTCTCTTCATGCCAACATAGCGCTCTGTGGGTGCATGTTGGCTTGTGTCAGGAGTGCTTCGCAAGTACAGGATGTGTTTCCCTTTTCAGTAGGAAAGTCTGGGTCTCAAGAGCAAGGAAATTGGTAATGCATGTAAAGAAAAGAGGGTCAGACTTTCAGCATTTGACGGCCAATGCAATGACCGA comes from Falco naumanni isolate bFalNau1 chromosome 1, bFalNau1.pat, whole genome shotgun sequence and encodes:
- the LOC121082423 gene encoding crossover junction endonuclease EME1-like, whose amino-acid sequence is MMEAMPQKIIALAVVGVEEYFRIQSRKNPPQAAASVNQEEEEGSLRNLGITRRDVQEALVDLQVSKQVQIQMFESWEELGEFVTMFTKAVSEAPFRRAQEETDLPFYAGPGCCGGPKVDRVVNGLLQVWKWQLEEIRQVNFAMAEAIAAAFPSPQLLYQAYNLTSEPERESLLVNIPSRSGAGRTFQAVRPDLSRQSDQPTTSYSPSLYSNYNP
- the LOC121086821 gene encoding crossover junction endonuclease EME1-like; amino-acid sequence: MATWRYFDVVLDDSESEPEQGQPPAASPEEGMVTKVLVEETSESEEQDSEGDEQDSEEDGGDGFEHEYGYGYFEDYLLEEDEAGWQLLSPPHASSRDVEALAGPSDGSHLLAPGSREPQVAQVPSGQAFDGNRNSPRGAKRLCRCLLAGSPSEPSGQPGSSTASSGFLEEAPAAKKARLSAEGSGAARGDAWQRRERNARAQMPQAQQPGESQERIAVVIDPVLLQKAGGVHVLRALQAENYCCVWASQAIPCSISWTRQIQVDAGTECVEEERVLTVLQLEDFMGMVYNYKQVAQGSAEQLTTLSGYVTYMMEAMPQKIIALAVVGVEEYFRIQSRKNPPQAAASVNQEEEDGSLRNLGITRRDVQEALVDLQVSKQVQIQMFESWEELGEFVTMFTKAVSEAPFRRAQEETDLPFYAGPGCCGGPKVDRVVNGLLQVWKWQLEEIRQVNFAMAEAIAAAFPSPQLLYQAYNLTSEPERESLLVNIPSRSGAGRTFQAVRPDLSRQSDQQTTSHNPSLYSNYNP